A window of Fusarium musae strain F31 chromosome 1, whole genome shotgun sequence genomic DNA:
GCCCTGCCCTGTTGGCGTTGGGCTGGGTGGAGTTGAGACGAGCAGCTGTGCGTGCAGACGTCACTGGTCATGTGATCTGGTTTCATGGTATCTCATTGCTGGGATGAGCGAGTCTTGAGTAAAAAATCAACTCATGAGCACACACGGCACTCAACTCAATCCCAGTTCAATTATTTATTCTAAAGTGCAACTTCTTGATGACTGAAATTTCATATGAGCTTATCTGTCAAATACTCTATTTGTCGACTTGTTGATGACACAAGGGCCAAATGCAGGTTGTGATACCTGCTGTGTTTTACCCTCCTAGCGAAGGAACTCATCCTTGTCAATTGCAACAGGTCGTATTTTACTACCCTTCAGAATGTGGCAATCCAGCAACCGAGACCttttcctcatctcatcttttcttttcttttctattGTTGGTAGTCGTACAGTATGAGTACAACTGCCAAAAACTCCGTACGTCCCGAAAATCGTCACACAGCAACACCCGCCTGACTcaaaagaataaaaaacTCTCCGGCCCGTATGGTACAAACAGTCAATATCTTCAGGAAATGTAACCTCCACATCTCGCTTGCAGTAAATGCCGTTGTCCTCCCGTTTCCCCCTTCGCAATCCGCATTATACGGGACGTGTCGTGCCGGCCCACGACATGACCACCTCCATCTGTAACTATCCCCGTTCTCAACACACTGGCTTATGCGGCCTGTTGGTGAGAACTTCGAAAGAGATTTCCCATGGGCTGTAATTGTGCTGCAGTCTAACAAGACTGGCGAACTTCTTTCGCGCCGGATCGAGGATGAGTCTTGCTCTGCTTCAGTTGCAGACCGGGACTACACACTCTCTCCCCCGCTCTCTGTCTCGTCGGGCCACTGATTCACTGACCGTCTGGACACTTGCGCTCAAGCTGGACTGACATGGGTTTTTGAATCCGACTTTAGCAGCTCTGGTTGGGAATGAGAGGTGTATGTGATTTGTCTCTCAACTTGATAAGTTGATGGAGCATCCGGACTTCCTGGAGAATGGGTAATTTACGAAGCAAGTGCCACATAATCACAATGGCAAGGCTACCTTGGCTACCTCAGATCCAAGTTCATATCCTATTCTTGTTACCATCAAACGCTGTTCTAATCTGTTTATCACACCTTCTCTCATAGCGCTAACAGCAGAGCCAGATTCTGGTAAGTGATGTCCTATTCAACAGTATCTTCCCTTTCTTCCCTTGTTTTTTTGGCAATTCTCGCATGGGGCCCAAAATGCACTTTCGCGATCCTCTTTCATACTTTATCTCTTACTCTTCCTTGTGTTCAGGTGTCAATTACCCTTTCTTCCTTCTATACATATACTGACAGTTCAATAGCGCTTATCAAGATGGCACACGTCGATGGAGAGCAATCTGATTGCGACCCCTACTCTCCGAGTATGGAAGAGTTTCGTGTCAAGATCAGAAAATGTCAAGACGCATCAATGGCTCGATCTCGGGTCCAGAGTGTCCTGAGCAACTACAACCAGATGTGTCCCGACATGCCCAAGGCGATTCAGCTAAAGGTCGCCAGGTTTCTCAGGCATGAGAAATGGGTAGACAGCCCGCGCACCCTTAGCAAATTTAAACTCTATTCTCTGCTGACCGGCCAAGGACGCACAAAAGCTCTGAACTTCTCAGCCTGGTTGGTTGTGGCGGCTATTTGGCCATCCCACCTGCTCGTTCTTGGCATCGCAGACGAAATGTCACAGCTCTGGGGGCAGAAGTTCCCTGATACACGACCTTTCTTCCCTAAATACGCCTCAGAGGAGGAGGCACTCCTCAAGTATGAGGGAAATTTTGTGACGGGGGACGACTACCCTCTCTCGGATGTTAGCGATGGACATTCCAAAGACCACAACAAAGAGGATTACAAGCGCAAGTCGAATCTAGGCGATATTTTCGAAAGAGCCGCGAAAAAGCACAAGGTTGACCGAACTACCGCTTCGCCCAACCGTAACATCCCAGAGCCGCACAATGTGCAAAAGACCCCAGGTATTGAGGGCCCGGAACAAGGCAAAGTTTCGTATCTCAAAAGGAAAATCAAGGCACGGGACGAGCTTCTCAGCGAAAAAGACAAAGTCATCAAACAACAAGATGCGcaagtcaagaagctggagctTCAACGTGATCGAAGGTTCAAAGACGGAGACAAAGACTTCAGAAGGCTCTTCAATCGTGTCAAAGCGCTCAAGACAAGCCTCAAAGATGCGGCTGAAAAGGAGCACGATCTGCAGGCGTATGTTCGGCAACTGGAAGATCAGATCAAGAgtcgagatgaagaaatcGAGAAGCTCTCTGATCGCAACAGAAAGCTCAGTGCAAAGAACCAGGACGGATATCGCACTTGGGAGATGCACGCTGAGGGACTGGAAGGGGGTCGAGGCAAAGAAATCAAGGAACTCATTCGTGATGACAGAACACTCGGGGAAAAGGTCAAAGAGCCATCCGATACGGAGGAGGAGTAACAGGCGTATATTCAACAATATCTTATGAGGCTGAAGGGACGGAAAAGCCGCCACAGGAACAACCATCAGACCTCGCCATGAAACAGTTCTTTCGGGAACAGTCATAGCAACACAATAGACGAGATGATGGACGAGCTGAAGTTTGGGCGGGAGGTTATTGCTTGGCACTTTGGCAAACAAAGTTTTCTGGCTTTAGAGTCTTTTGACAAAGAGAGATAAGAGGACTAAGCACGGTGGACACTCCAATGTCCCTAGGCGTTGTTCTGGAATTCTTCTGATTCTGCTCTGTAAATGGAAGTTGCAATATTTCAAGGCGTTTTCATCATCCAGCCTAGAGATGCAATGCGAGAGAGCGGTTTGTTAGTTAGGTACCAATGTAACAGGCATGCGCTACACTTTCTTCTATTCATCCATCTTTGCATTGTATCCCCATATTGACCTCAATATGATTCCATGACTCATTGAGGAGTTGGTTCAGTGTTTTAGCAGCCAACAAAGAATCTCTCTCCTGCAATCTCGAGAAAGCCTGGGATCTTTGGCCATGTAGTTGCAACAACAGCTCACGTAGAGAATGACAATCATTTAGGAACCCACCCCTTACCATTGAGGCATTCGTAAAGTCTATGCTGGCTTCTGTTGATCATATTGACGGGACATTCCTTTCTTCTCAGTAACGCGGCGATCGCTAGCCAAACCTTAGGCGGCGTGTCGCTTCGGACGCTGTGATGACACTGATCACTGGGTGCAAATTGCATGTTGTTTAATGTCTCATATTTCACTGATTTCATGGTCATTTTTTGTTATTCTTAAGTAGAGTTGAGAATCTCTTGAGAAGCATTGACATTTGGGTCCTGGTGCATCTCTGAGGGCTGTTAGCTAATGTTAATGTCACTATCGAGAGTGAAACCAACGACTAGGTAAGGATGGATTTTGCATACTGGCTTGGACCAGAATACTTGCTTGGGATGTTAATTTCATGCTAAATGCAAAGAGGCTTATGGTGAAGTAGCGAGAGTGCAAGACTGGATTGGAAAGGTGAGAGTGTGCAGGCAATGATGTCTAGATAATGAATCTCGAGGCGCATACCGGCCCTTCAAAAGTTGCCGCCGACTGAGGGCCTCATACCAATATGAGatgttaaaataaacttagcaaaaaGCATACCAAACTTATACCAAGTTGCCTTGATCCTTTTATTATCTAGCCCAGGTCCTCAAGTTTTCATTCCTCTCCCAGCGTACATATGTTTCAACGGCTGGCAATAACCGACAACTCTGTCCCACCGACCTCGTGCCGAAATAACAGCATCACATCCATCTACATAAAGTACAGCTGTGATCTGGGTATAGAATTTTATCTTGTATCGGACTgcatctacggagtagaagCTCTTCAGATGCCCCACTTATTGATCGCGGGGGACATTATGCTTAGCCGCCACTGGCTGTTCAACCTGAACCTCACAACACAATCCTATTCTAACGACATGTTTTGCAAGAAGGCCACAGCTTCACGGAAACCGGAAATACTGGGCTGTAGGCATCTGGAGTCTGGGTAGTAGAATGCCACTGTCACCGAACGAACCAGTGATATCTCGCTAGATCAGTATCCAGCAGTCGTCATCAAAGATATCGcggccatcatgacaacctcGGAGGccaacagcctcaacctcctgGACCTCCCCGTGGAtatcctcagcatcatcctgAAGCCACTTGTCACGTCTTTTACGCCCATATGTCTCTGTCCGTGCACCAGATCAACCGTCAACCCGCTGCCCATTCTCCTCTCTCACCCGGCGCTACACACCATCGCCACTCCGCTGCTGTACGCAGGAAACGAGTTCTTACTGGACGCATCGGGACCCCATGCACAACACATCCGCAGAGAATTACAGAGCGCTCCGCCCGGAGCCGACGACAGACTTGCCGGCCGAGCTACGCTGCTCACAACACGAGGTGCTCTACGCAGAATAGCGAGACTGGAAGTGCGAATTGATCGCTTGAGAGGATGGATAGGGACAGATATTATACCACTACTCACGGAGCTAGCTGTGCAAGGAAGAATGGATTACCTCACAGTCTGGGTTCGCACCCCCATCGAGCCGAGGACTCCGGCCCATTCCCGCCCTGCCAAGCCGGGAAAAGATCTGGACATGTTTGCACGACCACCTCTGGAGGGTTTACTGCGTGTCCTGGCAGATCCGTACTTACTGTCAGCGCGGTTATGGGCAGACGCGCGGCATGCGAAGACGTGGTGCCAATTCCATATGGATGCCGGAGGATGCGGAGCGGAGAGTGGAGACCCGGGGCGGGAGCGGGAGAGGGTGGAGATTGATTGGCGGGAGATACTTCGCGTGGTAGATCCAGAGAGAAAGGAGATCACGGTCGTAGGCACTGAGAAGAAGTGGTGATTTTCGCAGGTTTCGGGGGGCAGAAAAATAccagaccttgatataagaTGTCAAAATAACTTAgcaaaggtatcctaaactcatcctaaacttatgctaagCTAttcaagtctttttgtcatttaggatcggGGTCCTGAggtttctttcctcccctaagACTGGCAAGGCATCACAAGCAAGACGACTGAATTACCATAAGCATGATCCTTCAGCATTTGACGCTTGTGGGACATGAATCAAAAGCTGAGGGTGTGTGTTGTGCTGTACGTGGCGGATTATGGACGGTCAGAGACGGCACAGAAGCCGAGATGTGCAGTGGCTTTGTATTCGATGAAGAAAAGGGTGTACGAGATGGTTAGTCCTAGCAATTGATCAACATGTGAATGTTTCTCTGATAGATCATCATGCTAAAGGGTGGATATCTGCGAGCGACAAAGGGAGTTCAAAAATTGCCAGTTATCGCCATGATATCCCAAGTATGGAAGTGTATCATTAAGTGTCAGGGATTTCAGAGACTAAAGGTTAGGCTTAAATTGAGTAAACTTATAAACTCGTCACGAGATCTATCATAGCGCAATATGCTTGGACCTCTGGACAGGTACGTACGGTAGAATAAGAGTGATCAGCATGAGCATCTTGTGTGCCGTCTTGGCGATGCTGTTTAACCTTTCTCCTGGTGTAGCCTTGCTATTATACAAGCAATCTTATTCATACATACCTCTTGTCTCAAATGCGCCTCCGTACACGAGCACAGTCTCTGAAACAGTCCGTTCTTAACCAACCATAGCAGTTATAATTGTTCGACAGTATCCGCACATACACGTCTCAATATCCCCGTCGGAACACCGAGGACCACCGTCCGCTTCCGATAGCAAAAGCAGGTCACGCGCAACGAACGAGCTTTGAGATGAGGAATGACGTATTTGCGTGCCTCATGATTTTCTTACCAATTGACCTTGTGGCAGACAAGCCGCTTCCCCCGCAATTGGCCCACgcgttgaggaggatgaatgaAGCCTAGTTTGGGGGTCCCTTTTCTATCACCACCCACGCTTCGTGGTGTTTTATGGGATAATAAGCT
This region includes:
- a CDS encoding hypothetical protein (EggNog:ENOG41), with protein sequence MTTSEANSLNLLDLPVDILSIILKPLVTSTVNPLPILLSHPALHTIATPLLYAGNEFLLDASGPHAQHIRRELQSAPPGADDRLAGRATLLTTRGALRRIARLEVRIDRLRGWIGTDIIPLLTELAVQGRMDYLTVWVRTPIEPRTPAHSRPAKPGKDLDMFARPPLEGLLRVLADPYLLSARLWADARHAKTWCQFHMDAGGCGAESGDPGRERERVEIDWREILRVVDPERKEITVVGTEKKW